The genomic interval GCCATATTTCTTCCAGCCTTTTTATTAATTCTTGGAACACTCCCATTCTGGAATTCCTTAAGAACGAATCCGAATATTCAAGGGGCTCTAATGGGCGTAAATGCTGCGGTTGTTGGTATTTTAATCTCTGCTTTTTATCATCCTATTTGGACTAGCAGTATTATAGATGCAAGCGACTTTGCTTTTGCAGCCATTTTATTTTCGATGTTAGTTTATTGGAAGCTACCACCATGGATTATTGTTATTACTGGCGCAATTGGTGGAATGCTACTTTCTTATTTACCAATTTAATATTCAAATAGAACCTATAAACGAGTGATTGAATCTCGCTTATAGGTTTTTTCTTTTTTTAAGCTTGTGTTAACTCGTTATATAAATTACCCATTTCAATCGCATTAACCGCAGCTTCCCAGCCTTTATTTCCAGCTTTTGTGCCTGCTCGTTCGATTGCTTGCTCAATATTTTCTGTAGTAAGAACACCAAAGATAACAGGAATTTCCGTACTTAACGAAACATTTGCTACACCTTTTGCCACTTCGTTACTTACATAGTCAAAATGAGGGGTAGCCCCGCGAATAACCGTACCAAGGGTGATAATTGCATCATATTTACCAGACGCAGCTAGTTTTTTGGCAGCTAAAGGAATTTCATATACACCAGGAACCCACATTACAGAAATATCATTCTCATTTACGCCATGACGATTTAACGCATCTTCCGCTCCAGATAAAAGTCTAGTCGTAATAAATTCATTAAAGCGGGACACAACAATCCCAATTTTTAAGCCAGTTCCTATTAAATTTCCTTCAAATACTTGTTTCATTATTTATTCCACCTTTTGTAATAAATTTTGTCGATATTGTATTAAATCTTGAATCGTAATCATTTTTAAAGCAAATTTATCAGCAATTACCTTCAAGTCGTTCACTCTTGCCATTGTTCCGTCTTCTTTTAGAATTTCACAAATAATTCCAACTGGTTTCGCTCCAGCAAGCAGTGCTAAATCAACTGCAGCTTCGGTATGTCCATCGCGATTTAGCACGCCGCCATCCTTTGCAATAAGAGGAAAGATGTGACCTGGTCTTGTAAAGTCATTAGCAATGCTATCTGACTCAACTAGTTTGCTTATTGTATAGGCGCGTTCAAATGCACTAATTCCTGTTGTTGTCTCTTTATGATCAATACTGATTGTAAATGCAGTGCTTCTCGGATCACTACTATTTGTAACCATAGGAGGGAGGTGTAATTTATCTGCTAATGCTTGTTGAATGGGAACACAGATTAAACCACGCCCCTCTTTTGCCATGAAATTGATCATTTCTGGAGTGACATGATCCGCCAATCCAATGAAATCTCCTTCATTTTCCCGATCTTCATCATCACAAACAATTACTACTTTGCCTTTTTTTAAATCAGTTAAAGCATTTTCAATGGAATCAAACATCGTTTTCTTCCTTTCGTAAAATAAATTTATTATTAAAAACCATTTTCTCTTAAAAATGAAGCAGTTAGTTTTGATTCTCTTTCAATGATTGGAGCTTTGTCTCTATTCATAAAGGAATAAAAATATTTGGCCAAAAGATCAAATTCGATGTTAACAAGCTCACCTTTTCGCTTATTCCCAATCATGCTGACTTTAGAAGTATGTGGAATAAGCGATACATAAATAGAGTTAGAAGTCGTTTTAAAAATGGTCAAACTGGTTCCGTCAATGGTGATAGAGCCTTTATCCATTGTTAGGTGTACTTGATCCTCTGGAATCTGAATTTCTACTAAGGTGCTATTTTCTACCTTTTTTGTTGAAAGAATCATACCTGTACAATCAACATGACCAGAAACAAAGTGCCCACCAAACCTCCCGTTGGCAGCCATTGCACGTTCTAAATTAACACCTGTTCCACTATTTAAAAGTCTAAGGGTTGTATCATGAAACGTGTTTGGCATGACATCGACTGTAAAGAGATTGGGCTCAAAGGATGTGACCGTTAAACAGACACCATTAATGGCAATACTGTCACCAATTTTCATATCCTCCATAATTTGTTCTGCTTGTATGGTTATGGAAATCGAGTGACCCGTTTTTTTATTATGCTTAACTATACCTAATTCTTCAACTAGTCCAGTAAACAAAGGAAATTCCTCCTTTCTGCAGCGTGTATTTTAAAGCTCTTAAATAGGTCAAGGGGGTCCAGACATTTTTAAATGTGTAGGAAAATTACAAAATAAAAACCCCGTATAAAAATTTATACGGGGTCTAATACATACTTAAATAAACGTATCGTACAATCGAACAGCTGTTTTTTCATTGATTGTTGTTTGCAATAATACTGTCAATAGGCATCAATTCCATTCTTTTTTGAAAAAGAATGGATGATTCTTAAGCTTCAATATATTTAGAACCGTAACTAATACTTGAGTCCACATTATTACAGCATCACCAAATACAACAATACAAATCGTTAGAAAAACAGGAAAAAGAAATGCGAATAATCTTTTCCATTCTATACATCATACCATCTTGTTTATTGTTAATTGCCTTCTCCCATCCAGACTTTACTGTCGGCTTTGGTTTCTCACCAAATCCACCGTTTTATAAATTGGCCCTATGTAAATAGGTCTGCCATTAGCCAATAATAAATCTTATAAAACGGGTCACGGGCTTAGAGTTTTACGCACACTCATCACCGCCGGTTGGGAATTTCACCCGACCCCGAAGGCGACCACACTTATTGTGTAATCATAACTATTTAATTAATTGTATCGTACACTGTTTCATTTGAATTATCAATTATTTTCTCTTAAACGCAATATTTACACTACAAGGAAAGGGATAACTTAACTAGATAAAATGTGTTTCTTTTCTTGATTTGGTCAAACTAAAAATAAAAAGTGGGGGCATAAGAATGAAAATTGCAGAAAATGTTTTCGGCTATCGAACAGCAATTGTTAACATAGCTTATATAGCAGGATTAGGATCTACAAAAAAAGATTGGGTACTGGTAGATACAGGGGTGCCCTATTCAGCGCCGTTTATTTTGAAAAATACGAAGAAACTTTTTAACGAAAAAAAACCACTAGCAATCATTTTGACACATGCTCATTTCGATCATATCGGTGCACTACAGACACTTGTGCATGAGTGGAATGTTCCTGTATATATCCATGAGAAAGAAATTCCCTATTTAGAAAGCAAGAAGAAATATCCGCCACCTACACCATTTAAAGAAAAAGGGATGATGTCCTTTCTTTCGCCGTTTTATCCACGAGATGGGATTGATTTTCATTCCAGAATTAAGCCTATATCAAGCGAGCATTCCTTAGCATTTTTAGAAGGCTGGGAGTGGATATACACGCCTGGGCACACGAATGGACATATTTCCTTATTTAGAGAAAAAGATCGGTTACTTCTTGCAGGAGATGCACTGATTACAGTCAAACAAGAATCACTTTTTGCAGTCTTAACACAGGAAAAAGAGATTCATGGACCGCCAGCATACTTTACACCAGACGTAGAAACTAGCATCATATCGATAAAGAAGCTCCTAGCACTAGACCCACAAATTTTATATACAGGGCATGGAGTACCGATGTATGGAAAAGAGATAAGAGAAGGAATTAGTGACCTTCTTTATCAGCATTCTGAAGAAGCTGTAGTAAAAGGAGGATAGAAAAGGTGGAGATATTGCTAATCTTAAAAGAGAAGAATGGTACAATGCAAATTAAAAGGAAATAGTGATCCATAAATCTTTCGAGTCTCTGATGTCATCAATTGAAAATATATACTTCATTAACAAAACATAAGGTTAATATTTCTATCATTGAAAAAGCAGTCTAGAAAACAAAAATTTATGCCAATTAATCATTCGATATATTTTAATGATAAGCGTCTAAAACCTTGATATATAAAGGATTAGACGCTTTCTTTATTATAAGAAGGTTTATCGAATATTTTTTAAGTTAGACTGGAATACGAAATTTTGACTGGATCAATTACTAGTGAATAACTTTCCAACAAAAGTGGGGCATTAACATAAACACTCGACCACGAATTGTAATCAGTGATCAAATTGCATCAATCTCGACTTATATAAAAATAGATACAATATTCCTGTAAAAAGTGAAAGCTTCTATTGTGATAGAATACACTTAAACTATCGGAGAACATCTTTTGCATTTTATTAAGTTAAATAGGATCCATTTTGCACAGGCTATTCACTTAAATCAACCAAACTATAAAAAACTAAGGATGAAAATTTCAAAACAAGGTCATATAGGATGTTTTTTTTTCGTACAATATTTTGGAGGTGGAAAAATGGCAAGAATAGCTTACAGAGATTCAGATATTGATTTAATGGCCAGAATGATGAGAGCTGAAGCTGAAGGTGAAGGAAACCAAGGAATGCTATATGTCGGAAATGTAATCGTAAACCGTGTTATAGGAAATTGTTTAGACTTTAAAGATGTAAGAACCGTTAAACAAGTAATTTTCCAAGTGCAAGGGGGAAATTATTCTTTTGAAGCTGTTCAAAAAGGCAATGTCTTTTACCAAAGAGCAAGAGAGTCGGAAAGAAGATTAGCACTTCAGAATGTGAAATACTGGAGAGATCACCCAGCAAGATTTGCTTTATGGTACTTTAATCCAAGTGGAGCGTGTCCTCCAACTTGGTATGACCAACCTTTTACTGGTCAATTTAAACAACATTGTTTTTATGAACCAAAGGCTGGTACATGTGATAGTGTTTATAAAGGATGAGAATTATGAATAGGCTGAAAACATGCATGGATTAATTTTGCATCTTTTTGGCTTTTTTGAATTTTAATATATTACCAAACACATATTTGTAGTTGCAAAATATTTTCTGTAGAAATTGGGCGGTCCTTAATACAGCGAATAAGCTTCACAAAATACAGGAAAACATACAATACTTTAGAGATTTATTAAATATAAGGTGGTTATGTTTGAATGTCTAATCAAGAAGTCTATCCCGCTGCAAATGTTAATCAACAATCAGAGAGACAATTTCTGAATTTTCTACTCCCACCTCCTCCAGCACCTGGATTTGGAGGACCGCCAGCTATTCCTGGTTTCTCAGGACCTGGATTACAGCCTTCACAAGCTCCAACGGCTCCTCCTCCACCATTTATTCCTCAACAAGCCGTTGCATCGCCATTTGCTATAGATCCAGGAGCAATTAGCTTATGCATGTTTCGTAATACCTTTATATGGCTAAGTAATGGTCAGGGATTTTGGTTTTATCCTATTATCATAGGTCCAAGATCTGTCGCCGGTTTCAGATGGAACGGAAGATTTTGGATGATTTTTGGTATTGATACAAGAAGAATTGTTTCGTTTACATGTTTCTAAATAACATATTTGAGGTGATGCTTGATAGAAGTATCACCTCAAATATGTTATTTGCGATTTAGTTTTCATTAAATTAAATAGGATTGAAATTGCAATAATTAATGGAAGAACTAACTCCAATTAATATAAAACACAGAAATTTGCACTCAATATGCAAATACCATTACATTTTTAAAAGGTGAGGGGAATATCTTAGATTATACCCCCTAGAAGAAAACAGTGGTGAATGGAGGAACAAATGATACAAATATCAGGAACAACCTTTCAACCTCAAGATAATTGGCCATTGGAGCAGACGGAAAAAGATATTTTGCAGTATATGCATGATGATCATATCATCTATCCTTATCCTTCTTTAGAGGAATTGCAGTTCGAAATTAAAATGCGCAAGAATATCATTAATAGTGCAAAAGAAATGAATGAAACAGAGGCTCAGTTTACGATTTTCGAGCAAGCACGGTGCAACCCTGATTACTGGCAATTAACGATGGCTGGTGGTTTTTTAATGAGAAGAGATGTGCAACCATCTGATGCCATTATGGATATTTATAAGAACAGTTCGCAGTATGCGTTTGAATGCGCAACTGCTTCTGTCATTATCTATTACTATGCTACATTACAGACTATAGGAAAACATCTATTCAATGCTTATTTTCAAAATCTATATCTTTACAGTTGGCATGCAGATACTGACCTCGGTCTAGTAACCTTTCATTCAAGTAGTTTTTTACCTGGTGACATTGTTTACTTTGAAAATCCAGACTTTGATTTAAAAACACCTTGGTTTAGAGGATTAAATGCTATTATTCTTGAAGATGGAAGATTTTTCGGACATGGGTTTTCCATAAAGACGAATAATGAAATCATTCAGGTACTTAATGAAAGGAGAATAACAGGAAGTAATCGTTCTGCTGTCCTGACAAGTTTGGTGACAAGGCCATCATTTACCCAATTATCAAGATTAGCAAAAGGGCAAACGAGAAGTATTGCATTCAAACCCCAATTACCTGTTGTGCATCATAATTACAGTTCCATATCCACACTAAGATATCAGAATTATCTAACACAGTTGGGATATCTGTTCAAAGGCTGATTCTGTTTATTGATTTGTAAATATCGTTTCGAATTAATGGGTACATACCCATTTTTCAGTAGACGGGCTCCATTTTCACTTTTGAGAGTATCATGTAGTGATAACCTTACTATAAGAAAGGATGTATGATAATGTACGCTAACGTAAATGCACCTCCAACTCAAGGTGCGAATGTTCCTCCACAGCCGAACACGTCGCCTGCTTTTTTTATGAATGCTCCATCTTTCCCTACCTACACAGCACCAGCTTACAGTTATTGCGGCCCAACCTATCAAAAGAATGACTTTGTCTTAGTTGTCGTGTTGTTTATTTTATTAATCATTGTGGGAGCTTTTATTTGTTAATAATGTCTACGTCTTATATTCACAAATTAAACAGTTACATCCCTAATAAATTTAAATAAAAAATATTAAGTTTTATTGGAACTTACTAGAAAGACGATGCTAACAATTGCTAACATCGTCTTTATTTATATATAAAATAGGAGATCGTCTGCTAAATTGTTATAGACTAAAGAATGAACAAATATAATTTAAACAATTATACGTTTGGATACATACGAGTGTACTGACTTCTCTTGTGATGAAATATGAATAGCTACGAAAAGGGTTATTGTCAGCAAAAAATTAATAGGACATTTACGCATATTTTAAAATAGACATAGAGCGCATTTTTTATATTGGTATATTTAGAGTTGCGCTAGTATATAAATAGCCTTTTCTTCCAAGATATAATCCTTTAACGAATCCTTATTTCATGATACTCTTATTAATTAGAAGATTGATATAGTTAGGAGTATTTTTTATGAAATTAGTAACTTGGAATGTTAATGGAATTAGAGCCTGTGTGAAAAAAGGCTTTTTGGATTTTTTCCAGCAAATAGATGCAGATATCTTTTGTCTTCAAGAGACAAAGCTGCAAGAAGGACAAATTAAACTAGAATTAGAAGGCTACCACCAGTTTTGGAATTATGCAGAAAGAAAGGGCTATTCAGGAACAGCTGTTTTTACAAAGGAAAAACCCCTTTCTGTTCAGTATGGCATCGGAGAAGACTTTGAAGAATTAGAAGGAAGAACCATTACGTTAGAGTTTGAAAACTTCTTTCTACTAAATGTATATACACCAAATTCAAAGCGAGATTTAAGCAGATTGTCCTATCGAGTAGAATGGGAAAAACAACTAAAGCAATATATTTTATCACTAGAAGCAGTGAAGCCGGTAATTTATTGTGGCGATTTAAATGTAGCCCATCAAGAAATCGACTTAAAAAATCCGAAGCCGAATATTGGTAATTCAGGCTTTACTACAGAGGAAAGAGGGGAAATGACTAGCTTATTACAATTAGGATTTGTAGATAGCTTTAGATATTTATACCCAGAACGATCTGATGTGTACACATGGTGGAGCTATATGGCAAAGGTTAGAGAAAGAAATATTGGGTGGAGAATTGACTATTTTATCGTCTCTAATCAATTAAAAGACAATATTTCTGATGTAAATATCCATTGTGATGTAATGGGAAGCGACCATTGCCCTGTGCAACTTGAAATCCAAATATAATATAATTAAAGGGCATCATTTTAGCTAACATTCTAAAGAGATAATTATATCCTTAGAATGAAAGGCAAATGCCCTTTTTCCACTTTGTCTAAATTACCTATAACTATTTAGTGGTTAGTAAAGCTTAACAATGGAACAATATATATTATCATAGATTCATCCATACATATTGGGGGGCACTGAAAAACTGCAATATAATCATTATTGTTGGTGACCGACTTTTAATTTCGGGTATTTCATTTGTTTTCCGAGGCGACACCTCGCTTTCCATGGTGCGAGCGCCGATCCTCCTGCTAGGTCTCGGACTTACTTGCAGCTCCTATAGGAGTCGAGCTATCACCTCTACAAACCAACTAGTATTCGCTTTCAAATAAATAAATCCTTATTTAATTTGGAAAAAATATACTTTTTTCAGAGCCCTCACATAATGAGAAGGAGGAACTTTTTATATGAACTTAAAAGGAATTCATCATGTTTCTGCCATGACAGCGAAAGCAAAAGATAATTATGCCTTTTACACAAATGTACTAGGACTCCGATTAATAAAGAAAACGGTTAATCAAGATAATCCTTCTGTCTACCATCTATTTTATGGAGATGAACAAGGAAATCCTGGGACAGAGCTCACGTTTTTTGAAATACCCCATATGGCACCTAACAGAGAAGGAGTAAGCAGTATTTCAGCAACCTCGCTTCGAGTGCCAAGTGATAAAGCATTAGATTACTGGGTAAAACGTTTGGATGAGTTTGGTGTTACGCATGGGGAAATCACAGAAAGAGCTGGACGATTGACATTGGAATTTAGAGACTTTGAGACACAGCGATTTTTCTTCGTTTCAGATGAGCATGATACCGGGGTAAAAGCAGGCATTCCATGGGATAAAAGCCCGGTTCCAACTGAATTTGCAATCACAGGTCTTGGTCCTGTGCAATTAACGGTACGTCGTTCAGCGTCTACTATTAGCGTGTTAACTGATTTACTTGGCTTTCGCTTAAAGGATACCTATCCATCCACTTTCGAAAATCAGCCTCCTATACAAGTATTTGAGACAGGCGAGGGAGGTTCTGGCACAGAAATCCATCTAGAGGAACGCACAGATTTAAAGGTACAGCGGCTTGGAAGAGGTGGCGTACACCATGTAGCCTTTCGTGCTGATAATGAGGAAGAATTACACACTTGGATAGAAAAAATTAATGATTCACGCTTCCAAAATTCAGGCTTCGTTGATCGATATTATTTTAAGTCCCTCTATTTTAGAGAACCGAACGGAATCTTATTTGAAATTGCAACAGATGGACCTGGATTTGCTACAGATGAAGCAGTTGAACATTTGGGAGAATCACTTGCACTTCCACCATTTTTAGAGCCAAAACGAGCAGATATAGAAGCCATATTAGAACCACTAGATACGAGCAGTAAATAATCACAAAGAAAGCAATAATATATGCTAAAATAGAGAAAGTATCATTGTTGGAATTGCTAGGGGGAAAAAGAAAATGAAATGTGTATCCATTGATTTAGATGGTACTTTACTAGATGACCATCATCAAATATCAGAAGCAAATCGAAATGTTATTCAAAAATTAAAGGATCGTCATATTGATGTAATTTTAAATACAGGACGCCAATACGCAGATGTAATCAAAGTAGATGGTGTGAAAGAATTAGAGCTTCCGATTTTTTGCTTAAATGGCAGCATGATGTATGATGAAACAGGAAACCTGCTATATGAAACACAAATTTCGATTGACTTATATCAAACCTTGCTAAAAGCATTGCAAAAGCTTGAGGTAGGGATTCTCGTTTATACAAATCAAGGCGGATTTCCAGGAACATTGCCAATGCTTCGTGGGAAATCTTGGGATGAGATTCAAGCACTTTTCGATCAACAAGATTATGAGTCAATCCTTCATTTAAAAGATCTTAAAATCTACAAATTAATCGCTGTTGTCGATGAAACGCAATTGGAGAAAATTGATAAAGTGAAAGAAGCTTTAAAAAAGCATGATACAATTTCTTACTCTTCATCTTTTCCAAATAATTGTGAAATCACTTCAAGTGAAGCGCAAAAAGGAAAAGCAATTAGACGTTATGAAAATCTGCGAAACCTTTCCTTTGATGAGGTATATTCTTTTGGGGATGGCGGTAATGACCTAACCCAATTTGAAGTATCAACAAGATCCTTTGCGATGGAAAATGCACCAGAAGAAATAAAAAAAAGAGCAAGTGATATTACGAAGAGTAACAACGAAGATGGCGTAGCATATGCGATTGAAGAGATTCTGAAATTAGTGTAATCATCATATACTATGACTATTTAAAGCCAGATTCCTTATGATAACATCTGGCTTTTTCGCTGCGAAAATGGAAAAAAGAATAGGAGTCTGATACATTTTGAAAAAAATCGTGTTTACTGGTGGGGGTTCAGCTGGGCATGTTACCCCGAATATTGCCATCATTAATGAGTTAAATAAACAAGACTGGGATATTTCCTATATCGGCAGCAAAGCAGGAATCGAAAAGGATTTAATTGAGAAAATCGATATTCCTTATCACTCGATTTCAAGTGGGAAGTTAAGAAGATATCTATCAAAAGAAAATATCAAGGACATTTTCAAAGTAATAAAAGGCTGTTATGATGCAAGAAAAGTACTGAAAAAAAGTAAACCAAATGTCGTTTTTTCAAAGGGTGGATTTGTTTCCGTACCTGTTGTCATTGCAGCCCGTCAATTAAAGATACCTGTCATTCTTCATGAGAGTGATTTAACACCTGGATTAGCTAATAAATTATCTGTGCGATTTGCATCGAAAATCTTCACATCTTTTGAAGAAACATTGCAATATCTTCCTACAGAAAAAAGTAAAGCAATAGGATCTCCGATTCGAAAAGAAATACTCTCCGGTTCGGCGGCTAAAGGGAAGCTTTTTCTAGGATTTACTAGTCAAAAGCCGATTCTTACAGTTATGGGCGGCAGCCTAGGGGCAAAAAAAATAAATGAAGTTGTTCGTGATAATTTAGATACACTATTACAAACCTATCAAATCGTCCATCTATGTGGCAAAGGCAATCTTTCAGAAGAGCATTCAGAGATAAAAGGCTATAAGCAATTTGAGTATGTGTATGAGGAGTTAGCCGATATTTTAGCAGCGACGGAAGTAGTCGTTACAAGAGGCGGATCGAATTCTATCTTTGAATTTCTAGCATTACGCATACCAATGGTGATTATTCCGTTAACGAAGCAGCAAAGCAGAGGCGATCAAATATTAAATGGGAAAGTCTTTACGGAAAATGGTTACTCCTATATGATAGAAGAAGAATCGTTAACTAAAGACCATTTCCTTCACACACTCAAAGAAATTCAAGGAAACAGGGCTTTAATGATTGAAAAAATGCAACAG from Niallia sp. FSL W8-0635 carries:
- a CDS encoding collagen-like protein, which translates into the protein MSNQEVYPAANVNQQSERQFLNFLLPPPPAPGFGGPPAIPGFSGPGLQPSQAPTAPPPPFIPQQAVASPFAIDPGAISLCMFRNTFIWLSNGQGFWFYPIIIGPRSVAGFRWNGRFWMIFGIDTRRIVSFTCF
- the ribE gene encoding riboflavin synthase: MFTGLVEELGIVKHNKKTGHSISITIQAEQIMEDMKIGDSIAINGVCLTVTSFEPNLFTVDVMPNTFHDTTLRLLNSGTGVNLERAMAANGRFGGHFVSGHVDCTGMILSTKKVENSTLVEIQIPEDQVHLTMDKGSITIDGTSLTIFKTTSNSIYVSLIPHTSKVSMIGNKRKGELVNIEFDLLAKYFYSFMNRDKAPIIERESKLTASFLRENGF
- a CDS encoding cell wall hydrolase; translation: MARIAYRDSDIDLMARMMRAEAEGEGNQGMLYVGNVIVNRVIGNCLDFKDVRTVKQVIFQVQGGNYSFEAVQKGNVFYQRARESERRLALQNVKYWRDHPARFALWYFNPSGACPPTWYDQPFTGQFKQHCFYEPKAGTCDSVYKG
- a CDS encoding HAD family hydrolase — its product is MKCVSIDLDGTLLDDHHQISEANRNVIQKLKDRHIDVILNTGRQYADVIKVDGVKELELPIFCLNGSMMYDETGNLLYETQISIDLYQTLLKALQKLEVGILVYTNQGGFPGTLPMLRGKSWDEIQALFDQQDYESILHLKDLKIYKLIAVVDETQLEKIDKVKEALKKHDTISYSSSFPNNCEITSSEAQKGKAIRRYENLRNLSFDEVYSFGDGGNDLTQFEVSTRSFAMENAPEEIKKRASDITKSNNEDGVAYAIEEILKLV
- the ribH gene encoding 6,7-dimethyl-8-ribityllumazine synthase, with protein sequence MKQVFEGNLIGTGLKIGIVVSRFNEFITTRLLSGAEDALNRHGVNENDISVMWVPGVYEIPLAAKKLAASGKYDAIITLGTVIRGATPHFDYVSNEVAKGVANVSLSTEIPVIFGVLTTENIEQAIERAGTKAGNKGWEAAVNAIEMGNLYNELTQA
- a CDS encoding YjcZ family sporulation protein, with amino-acid sequence MYANVNAPPTQGANVPPQPNTSPAFFMNAPSFPTYTAPAYSYCGPTYQKNDFVLVVVLFILLIIVGAFIC
- a CDS encoding ring-cleaving dioxygenase, coding for MNLKGIHHVSAMTAKAKDNYAFYTNVLGLRLIKKTVNQDNPSVYHLFYGDEQGNPGTELTFFEIPHMAPNREGVSSISATSLRVPSDKALDYWVKRLDEFGVTHGEITERAGRLTLEFRDFETQRFFFVSDEHDTGVKAGIPWDKSPVPTEFAITGLGPVQLTVRRSASTISVLTDLLGFRLKDTYPSTFENQPPIQVFETGEGGSGTEIHLEERTDLKVQRLGRGGVHHVAFRADNEEELHTWIEKINDSRFQNSGFVDRYYFKSLYFREPNGILFEIATDGPGFATDEAVEHLGESLALPPFLEPKRADIEAILEPLDTSSK
- a CDS encoding MBL fold metallo-hydrolase; this encodes MKIAENVFGYRTAIVNIAYIAGLGSTKKDWVLVDTGVPYSAPFILKNTKKLFNEKKPLAIILTHAHFDHIGALQTLVHEWNVPVYIHEKEIPYLESKKKYPPPTPFKEKGMMSFLSPFYPRDGIDFHSRIKPISSEHSLAFLEGWEWIYTPGHTNGHISLFREKDRLLLAGDALITVKQESLFAVLTQEKEIHGPPAYFTPDVETSIISIKKLLALDPQILYTGHGVPMYGKEIREGISDLLYQHSEEAVVKGG
- a CDS encoding exodeoxyribonuclease III, which produces MKLVTWNVNGIRACVKKGFLDFFQQIDADIFCLQETKLQEGQIKLELEGYHQFWNYAERKGYSGTAVFTKEKPLSVQYGIGEDFEELEGRTITLEFENFFLLNVYTPNSKRDLSRLSYRVEWEKQLKQYILSLEAVKPVIYCGDLNVAHQEIDLKNPKPNIGNSGFTTEERGEMTSLLQLGFVDSFRYLYPERSDVYTWWSYMAKVRERNIGWRIDYFIVSNQLKDNISDVNIHCDVMGSDHCPVQLEIQI
- a CDS encoding protein-glutamine gamma-glutamyltransferase, which produces MIQISGTTFQPQDNWPLEQTEKDILQYMHDDHIIYPYPSLEELQFEIKMRKNIINSAKEMNETEAQFTIFEQARCNPDYWQLTMAGGFLMRRDVQPSDAIMDIYKNSSQYAFECATASVIIYYYATLQTIGKHLFNAYFQNLYLYSWHADTDLGLVTFHSSSFLPGDIVYFENPDFDLKTPWFRGLNAIILEDGRFFGHGFSIKTNNEIIQVLNERRITGSNRSAVLTSLVTRPSFTQLSRLAKGQTRSIAFKPQLPVVHHNYSSISTLRYQNYLTQLGYLFKG
- a CDS encoding undecaprenyldiphospho-muramoylpentapeptide beta-N-acetylglucosaminyltransferase, which encodes MKKIVFTGGGSAGHVTPNIAIINELNKQDWDISYIGSKAGIEKDLIEKIDIPYHSISSGKLRRYLSKENIKDIFKVIKGCYDARKVLKKSKPNVVFSKGGFVSVPVVIAARQLKIPVILHESDLTPGLANKLSVRFASKIFTSFEETLQYLPTEKSKAIGSPIRKEILSGSAAKGKLFLGFTSQKPILTVMGGSLGAKKINEVVRDNLDTLLQTYQIVHLCGKGNLSEEHSEIKGYKQFEYVYEELADILAATEVVVTRGGSNSIFEFLALRIPMVIIPLTKQQSRGDQILNGKVFTENGYSYMIEEESLTKDHFLHTLKEIQGNRALMIEKMQQNKSKNALEEIIKELNRY